The Henckelia pumila isolate YLH828 chromosome 2, ASM3356847v2, whole genome shotgun sequence genome includes a window with the following:
- the LOC140885256 gene encoding aldehyde oxidase GLOX1-like, producing the protein MKIPTLVVIFHLLLLIPPPFRRNIIAYAAPGRWDFLLPNIGIPAMHMQLLHTDRVLIYDRTDFGRSNISLPAGKCRNVTTTWRDCTAHSVEYDVSTNSVRPLMVFTDVWCSSAAVTADGTVVQTGGFQLGDHVVRIYKPCVDSSCDWNEVPNGLAQTRWYATNHILPDGGVIIIGGRRQFNYEYYPKRPGESSYNLPFLVQTNDPRIENNLYPFVFLNVDGNLFIFANNRAILFDITKRFVVKSYPTIPGGDPRNYPSTGSAVLLPLKHNTAAEVLLCGGAPKGAYISARYNGTFVGALNTCGRIRINDPNPQWVMETMPMGRTMGDMVLLPNGNVLIINGAGSGTAGWGLGRNPVLTPVIYRPYSPLGSRFEVQNPSTRPRMYHSSALLLRDGRILVGGNDPQKYHKFFGVLFPTDLSLEAFSPSYLDPQWANSRPKIFSPVSQSVIGYAKLLSIQFFIPQGIVGGAPIVVTMVAPSFSTHSFSMNQRLLVLSGGNVVAVGNNTFRVRVFTPFSSNLAPAGYYLLFVVHGEIPSQGIWIQIK; encoded by the coding sequence ATGAAAATCCCTACTCTGGTAGTAATCTTCCATCTCCTCCTCCTCATTCCACCACCATTCCGCAGGAATATCATCGCGTACGCCGCCCCCGGGAGATGGGACTTTCTCCTTCCGAACATCGGCATACCCGCCATGCACATGCAGCTCCTCCACACCGATCGAGTCTTGATCTACGATCGGACGGACTTCGGCAGGTCCAACATCTCCTTACCCGCCGGAAAATGCCGCAACGTCACCACAACGTGGCGTGACTGCACCGCGCATTCGGTTGAATACGACGTCTCTACCAACTCCGTCCGCCCGCTCATGGTCTTCACGGACGTGTGGTGCTCATCGGCGGCCGTTACGGCGGACGGGACAGTGGTCCAGACCGGTGGATTCCAGCTCGGAGATCATGTCGTTAGGATCTATAAACCTTGTGTCGACAGTTCTTGCGATTGGAATGAAGTTCCGAACGGGCTTGCGCAGACAAGATGGTATGCTACCAATCATATCTTGCCGGACGGCGGGGTGATCATTATCGGAGGACGCCGGCAGTTTAACTACGAATACTACCCGAAAAGACCCGGCGAGAGCTCGTATAATTTACCATTCCTCGTACAGACAAATGATCCGAGGATTGAGAATAATCTGTACCCCTTTGTCTTCCTTAATGTGGACGGGAATTTATTCATTTTCGCCAACAATCGAGCCATACTATTCGATATCACGAAAAGATTCGTCGTAAAAAGCTACCCGACGATCCCGGGCGGCGATCCGAGGAACTATCCGAGCACGGGTTCGGCCGTCTTGCTGCCACTGAAGCACAACACTGCAGCCGAAGTTTTGCTCTGTGGTGGTGCTCCAAAAGGAGCTTATATAAGTGCAAGATATAATGGTACTTTCGTTGGTGCGCTTAACACGTGCGGGAGGATCCGAATAAATGACCCGAATCCTCAATGGGTTATGGAGACAATGCCAATGGGTCGGACCATGGGGGATATGGTTTTGTTACCCAATGGTAACGTGTTGATCATAAACGGAGCGGGTTCGGGTACCGCGGGGTGGGGGTTGGGTCGAAATCCGGTTCTGACCCCGGTTATTTATAGGCCTTACAGTCCACTCGGGTCAAGATTCGAGGTGCAAAACCCCAGCACGAGACCTAGGATGTATCACTCATCCGCTCTCTTGTTACGTGACGGTCGGATACTAGTTGGTGGCAATGATCctcaaaaatatcataaattcttcGGGGTATTATTTCCCACGGACCTATCATTAGAAGCCTTTTCTCCTTCGTATCTGGACCCGCAATGGGCTAACTCGCGTCCCAAAATCTTCTCACCCGTATCGCAATCCGTAATCGGATACGCAAAGCTTTTGAGTATCCAGTTCTTCATTCCTCAGGGCATTGTAGGTGGAGCTCCCATTGTGGTAACCATGGTGGCTCCATCATTTAGCACACATTCATTTTCCATGAATCAGAGGCTACTGGTTCTTAGTGGCGGGAATGTCGTTGCAGTCGGAAACAACACCTTCCGGGTTCGGGTTTTTACACCATTTTCGAGTAATCTCGCTCCCGCGGGATACTATCTTCTCTTCGTAGTTCATGGAGAGATTCCTAGTCAGGGAATTTGGATCCAAATCAAGTGA